atttttttaactcCCAAATATCGATCCAGTATTGGTCATGCTATacatatcacaatatatattgaTACCACctatataaaattacatatattgtGATAGAAGATTTTATATAGCACAACTTAAACCAGACAAGAGGAACCAATCAGCGAAATCAACTGAGCCATAGATCATGTACCAATCcaaaaaatattgtataattttttatatgtatattcatatattaatattatataattatgtaataatacAGTAAAGCAAGCTGGAGCATCACTACTTCTTAATTTGTTTATAAATATTTTCACAGTTCTTCATGAAGTTATATGACAAGCATGTGGAATGTATTGAGCACCTTTTAATAGGCTTAAATGTAACATACACATGTCAGTGATAAGTAATGATTCACACATCATGAGACATGAGTCTGAATGTGGGTGTTGACTTCTCTGATAACCAGTGAATCAGTGCTCAGTCCACATTTTCAAGTCACACTTGGTGCTCTGTCAGCAGTTTGTCCCGCTCACACTGAGCTTTCCCTGCAGAATTAACTCAACCAGTTAGTTAACACACAACTGTGACACCTCACACCAAATTAACTTTGACAGACAAGAATCCAGATTTTTCACACTGCTTTGCTACAACTACTGCAGAATAGATCTACTAATGTCGCAGTAGGACGTTGCATATACATACCCTAACTCTAATAGTTGATAGTTCTGATCATTTATGAGTTGGACGAGAAACAATTAGTTGTATAATTGATTTGTATATTGATAgcttagtcatttttcaagcaaaaaaaatcCTCAGTTATAGCTTCTCATTTGTGGGTTTTTGCTGCTTctatctgttttatatcattgtaaactgaatatctttgtgcTGTGGACTGtttatcagacaaaacaagacatatgaagatgtcaccttgaaCTCTGGGGAAACTGGAACTGCCTGACGtttcatagactaaatgattaattgagacAATAGTTggcagattaatctataatgacaataatcgttagttgcagccataattTGAATGGTGCACTGAGCCAGGGAATGTGAGGTGTGTTCAAGTTTAGGGAGGAAGCCGTTTTTTGTGGAGTGTGTCGCCGTGGAGTGTGAATGAGcaaaagtgtcaccaattaTTAAAACAAACGTCTACATGTTATCAGTCATGATACTGGATGAGCCCATGTTGACCTGCATTCAACAGCAGTTAATTGTCATCAGCTGTATTATGGAAATTTCTTTTGGAAAGGAACATTGTAAATAATGACGAAATCATCAggtagttgttgttgtgtgtatgtgtaaatgtggaTGGAATTACCTGCACACGTCAGTGGAGACATCTCCCTGACCTGCTTTTCCCATACCTCCCGTAAAAGGACACACACGTGCTTTCTCGCCTCAAACTTCTGATGTAATTTCTAGCTCACACAACGCTCCTTGGCTGTCAGCCCAGTTTATTTATGAGAAATATATTAACAAGTTAGTGGGACATTATCCCGCAGGCAGCAATGTGGTTGCACAATAAGAATCTGctgttaaatagttttttttctgtatgaaaACATTGTTGTTCAGATCAGTTTATCACTGGACTGGAAAAGGAGCGCCGTTCCACCGTTGACTTACTTGACTATATTTACAATGTGTTGGAATGGGGAACAGAATCCATGTAGCTGCATGACAGTAATTTGTGAGGCGGAAAGTCCTCTGCTTAACTTTACCTGACGTGATATCAAAGGAGGTGATACAGATCAGCTGACGTGTGagtgcacacagaaacattGTCACCCTATGGGCTACACGGTCACTCGAAAATGTGATTGCAATATGAAATACTTCAACTAACTAATGacttcttatttattttttttattattttttgtaatgtaattatGACTGCAActtacaattattttcattattgaataaGCTGActgttattttctcagttaataattttgtctataaaatgtcagaaaatagtgaaaggtGCCCGCTACattttcccaaagcccaagataatgtattcaaattgcttgatTTGTCTGACTAAGtctaaaacctaaagatattgaGTTTCtaatatgacaaagaaaagcagcaaatcatcacatttaagaagcattaaccagcaaatgttttttttttttaatttttgcatgaaaaatgacaattaatcaattatcaaataGTTgtagattcattttctgtaaatcaGCTAATCATTGCCTGTCATTCATATCACAATTGCAATATTTAGCAAAATAACTGCAACATTATTCATCAACATAATGCAGTTCTCGTTTTCCTTCCTCTGCAACAcacagttcaattaaattttatttatatagtgccaaatcATAatcagaagttatctcaggggcacttttcatatagagcaggtctagaccctactctttataatattattaaagagacccaacaattccccaccatgaacaagcacttggtgacagtggcaaggaaaagctGCCTTTTAACAGGCACAAATGTCAAGCAGACAACTTATGCACTCTATTGTAATGTGTCGAACTAATTGAAGGTGTGATGAGGGTGTGCTTGCTTGGGTATTGTTCAAacctctttttttgtctgtctgtaacaCCCAAGTATCAAACTGTCAATTTCCAAAAGTTGGCATCAAATGCCTGCtcagatttgtaatcttgtttacttattctttgatcagatagttactgatttgaataaaaaatatatcagttttagactgttgtaagggcttcatttgttttcatgacAGTTTAAgcttttgattgttttttgattaatcgtttggtcaataaaatgtcatagAATGGTGAAAAATCCCCATCACAGCACAATGTGACATCTTAAAATAGTTTAGCACAAAAGGTATTCAATATTTATGTCATTTGCAGCactataaaacaaagaaaagcagcaaatcctcacatttcaaaaactggaaccaacaaatgtttcctgtttctccTTGACCAAAGACCTGAATGAGtaatatcaaaattgttggcaaCTAATAGAACAACTGACTAATTTGCTAAGCACTAGACTGTATTTTGATAGGCATTTGACACTTTTGCTTACTAAGAAAAACTTTCAtcaaagtaaggtatcaaaGTATCATTTTGGTACAGAAACTCAGGTATTGTATGACCAGTGATACCCAGCCCTGGTGAGGAGTGGTAGAAATGGTGTGGAAGGCAGGACAGAGCACTGGAGGAAGTGTGGAAGTGTGTTGCAGGATACCTCCACTCATCTCCTTTGGTAAGGTTACACCTCTGGCTATCTCTTTATATCCTGCATCTGTCTGAGGCAGGCTCCAAATATTTTGACTCAAATGACTAAAAGTGTTGTCTAACAGATCAGCCTGTCAAAGCTGCCTTGCTCTCAGCGGAAGTCTGCTGGCCCATCTGGCGGGTAAAGTAAACTGAGATATGATGTATGATTAGTGATCTTGGTGAAATTCTGCGTGAGAAGACATAGAGAAAAGAACATACACCTATACGCGAGCACAGATGTGGTGTGTAGGCGACAAAAGCACAGGATGTGTGCTCCGGGGGCAGGAAGAGAAGCAGGAGCTCAaataagtgtgtatatgtgtaacaGGAGAGTCCCTGCTGTAGGTCTTTAACTGCTACTAATACAACACTGATAGGAACCTTTTGAGTTACTTTACAGCCTACATCGTacaaaaggtttcagtcgcagtcatctggacacttttcAGAATTACAGCCTACACACTCATAAAGTTTCTGACTGCCTATTAATTGGGTCAAGACAAAATTGCACCAggtctttttttagttttatcatTCCTAAAATAAAACGATGAAGCAGTCTTGTGTAAAAGCCTATGCAGTGCTTTTTTTTGATCAGTCCAGTGTAGGGAAACtaaaagatatacagtatattgctttATATAGGATAAATAGACAGGGTTGTTAAGTGGCGTATAACTTTTATATTCCCTGTCTTATGCCCTTTGTACTGTAGATTGTTAAACCCATTACAAGCATTCTTGAAGTCACACAGTTACCCAAATACAATATGGCTGCAATGAGTTTAAAATCTCTATTGTACACACCCGGCTAGTCCCGTCACAAACTGGTTTGTGCAACTGactcagtcttttttttttttttttagatcagtaattgttggttttggtagATTTCAATTATGAAAGGCAAACTGAGGTTAATTTGGGGTCAGTaacttcatcttcttcttcatttGAAATCCATATATAACAATATCtgtctactgtatgtcttcACTTAAGTGTAACTGTGGTTTAGGTCGTTACCTCGGTTTCACTGTTTTATGTGGTCGGGGGGCTTTAAATACCGATACAATGCTGTGTGTTGGTCTGTATGCTGGAAGGTTAGCATTAGAATTgaggcaataaaaaaaatctgatttatgaaattaaattctgaataaattaaattataatacACTTTTGCTTGAAGCTAactcaatattattatttatggtCTTTGAGTGGTTTTGTGAAGACATGATCATATTgtgttatctttttttttaaatgctgtcttccaaataaatatttcaaagcAAATTGTAACTAAAAATTAACAAGTGAGTTATTGAAGGTTTTgttatacacatatatagatTTTTATCTGATGTAAAGCATAATTGTTAAGTGTATTCAACATCATTGAGATTATTTTGCACAGCATTTTGTatattgtaacatttttaataacatgatttttatttcaaGCAGCCACCCAGCTCTACCGAGGACATCTTTATATGTGCAAGGAAATGGCGGTTCTGTGTTTTGTTAACTGttctatgtgtgtctgtctctgcagttgACATTCGAGAGATCAAGGAAATCCGTCCCGGACAGAAGTCACGGGACTTTGACCGCTATGTGGAGGACTCAGCAGCGCGGCTGGACCAGGCTCACTGCTTTGTCATCCTGTACGGCACAGAGTTTCGCCTTAAATCACTCAGCCTGGCAGGTACGCACAGACACCAACAGAGGCTTACATACCTTCAGATccattagtattagtattaccATCCTATTTTTAACATGAATACGTTTGCTAATATGGTCATGAACTACAAATCCATCACTTCACCCTTGATACAACTGATGTTTTGTTTCCAACCCTCTTTTGCAGTTAATTTATTGTTGCTTTTTGTATAGATGGGACTTTCTGAGTTAATATATCTTGCCTTACCGTACCAAAACAAAAGCTGGTATTGGTTGAATGTTCAAAAGTTGACAAAGGAGCTTTAATGCCActatcaagtcaagtcaattttatttttatagccaCAAATCACAActttgcctcaaagggctttacgaTCTGCACAGCATACAACACTAGTACTGCAAGGTTTAGCTGAGTAATACATTggactattttgataatcgattaatcatctgtcatttttcatgcaaaaaagccaaaattctctggttccagcttctcaaatgtgacaatttttttttttgtcatatattaGTGAATATCAGTGAATTGAATATCTTAAGGTTTTAGACcgttagtcagacaaaacaagctaattGAAGACATAATCTTGGCTTTTTGCtattgtttaaattattaattgatttaatcgagaaaataatcagcagatttaTCGATAATGTAAATGATCGGTAGTTGCAGCCTTATAAAACACCACATGTCGTTAGACTCTTGATTCAAAGAAGGAAAACTTcccaaaataacattttcatgggaataaaaagaaaagaaaatctgaaaatagtTGTCAAAAGTTAGTCATGTGTTGATTTCTTTCTCAGCAACGTCTGATGAAGAGATGACCATGTGGGTGAAGGGGTTAAACTGGCTTGTGGCCGACACACTGAAGTCCCCGACACCGCTCCAGATAGAGAGGTGAACAGTACACATGTAGCTACACGTCACATCCAAAGCTGAAGATAttataaggtgctgtggacagACAGCATAGGATAATGAGCAGAATCATTCTTaattctctcttcttcttttttttttttagatggtTACGTAAGCAGTTCTACGCCGTTGATCGCAATAGAGAAGACAGGTGAGTTCAGCTCAGTTAAGTTAAAAGATTTAAACTCCAGAGTTAATCAGATCACCCTCACAGGAAATAGGTGTAATTAGATTTAACTCAAGTGTTTGGTGACAGCAGTTGTGTGTCCTTTCCCCAGTGTATCATCTAGAGCAAGAAGACTAGCTACACCAGGCTGGTAGGTGTCAGTGAGAGAACTTTGTTGAGGTGTAGTGAAGGAACTAACCTCGCAGCCACACACCAACACCTCTTcctgcagcaggaaacagacTGCAGAGGATGGAGGAGATGCACAGAGATGTTTGTCTGTTACATCCCTGACGAAAAAGCCTTTGTTAGGGGTATTGTCCTCTCTGGCCAAAATTCCAGGCTGTGTAGTAAAAGTGAAGCAAAAAAACTCAGCAGAGCATGAGgggggtgtgtgtttgcaaggtTTCAGTATGTCTGtaaatttcaaaatgatttgTCTGCACCACAACTGGATCTACGTGTGCAAGTTGGTAGAAGTCTTTTATTTACGTTTATTGCGTTTATTGTACGTGCATatccatgtttgtgtttgatttctCAACAaaacgtgtgtatgtgtttaggATATCCTGTAAGGATCTGAAGAGCATGCTGAGCCAGGTCAACTACAGGGTGCCCAACATGCGGTTCCTCCGAGAGAAGCTTCCGGTAACCTCCTCCTGCTTATCACAGACCCCCTTCCCACTCCATTGCCCTGCCCACTTCCCTTTCAATATAATGTTGTTAGAGGCTAAAGATTTACGATTTTCCGTTAACAGCCCTTTTACTTTCCCTCTCATTTCTCTACTTGTTTTACAGGACTCAGAGATGAGGAATGGAGACGTGTCCTTCAGCCAGTTTGCCCAGCTCTATCGCAGCCTCATGTTTGATGCTCAGAAAAACGTAAGTGCAATCATTTTATGTGTGCACAGATAGTTCTGTCCCAGCACTTTCATCCCCCAGCGCCCCATCTGATGCCCTGCCAAGGCACCCTTCCTCCCCCATTTGTCTGTTCTCAAATGGCTGTGAGATCAATATGGACCAGTTAAAAACTCACCAAACCTCTCTGGTGGAGGCCattaggacacacacactcacacggaTGAGGAGGCAGGCAGCCTGGGGTCAGATTAAATGGATGACCTCAGTGCCCCCCACAACTAACCACCCAGCTCCCTACAGGATGTCTATGTCCATCTCCGGGACGAGTACTATACACACTGAAAGGACAGCACTTTCATTAATTAACTGAAATGTTCcccttttctccattttttcaGATGGAGATCCCGTTTCTACAGAGGTAGgtcaaaactaaacacacacatgcacagaaagtCTCTGCACAGATGTGTGCTTACTGAAGTGAACCATTACTTTTTCTGCCAGGTTCATTGACAGACCAGAACAGAGGATCTCCCTTGACGACTTCAAGAGCTTCCTCCTGGAGTCTCAAAAGGTAATGTCTCCAGGCTGTTGGACATCTAGTTGATtgcagatttgtttcatttgcatGCTCCAAtacatctgtgtttgtatgtaaatCCAGGAAATGTGGGCCACAGACAACAGCAAGGTTCAGGAGTTTATGTTCAGCTACCTGAAAGACCCCCTGAGAGAAGTGGAGCAGCCTTATTTCCACCAAGACGaggtacacacactcaccacatCTCCCACTTTCttcttcccccttttttcttgATTCTCTTTATGCTCTCTTCTTGGTCTTTGCTCACtaatagaaaaaatgtaaacatgtttttgcaAGTTATGTTGTCCAATGCCCCCCTGTGTTGTTGGTGTGGGTGGGAGATGCTCATAAATTGACATGGATAGCCATGATGTCAGCCTAAAGCTCATCCTCCCACACAGGTAGAAAAGGTTATTTACTGTGGTACCAAGTTCTGCAGAAAGCGAAGGATGCTTTTTGTGGTCACCATAAAGCTATGTTTGACTaaagagaagaggaagctgGTGCGAGCTAGCCTGCAAGAGTTGGTACTGTCTTTCTGTGTTGTCCTGTTGTATTGTGTGAGATAGCACGTGTACAGGCCTTGGTCATACTAAGATTCTTACATCATAGGTggtttgaatttatttatttcttttcttaatcGGATGAAAGCCAACCTTGCCCCGTCAAACTCTGCAGATTATaacaaacaaatccaaattattaaattaatgcaTATTCTCTATGTGTGAAATATCAGTTCTCATTTATTACTTACTTCTGACACTTGTCAACATATGAACAAGTCCATGGTTTTCCAAGTGTTACACACTCAGGTGGTGTTGAGCACATACATGTGTtctaatacaaatatatttacaagCTGCACTGCAATATCTGCTTATAGTTCAGGTGGATTcatgcattaaaatgtgtgaTTCAAGTTTATTGTACTTGAGGTTTTGCCTCTTGGGTTTTGAGAGAACAGTTCTTAAACAAAGtcttgttattattgttattattactttttacaTCGTCGTATCTACTTTATATTGCTACGAATAGGTATAGCCTTCAGAGCAAAGTCTGAAGTCTGCACTCCAAGTGGACTCTCTGAAAGTTAGAGGAAAGTTTGTTTGAGGCTTTTGCAGACTTGATGAATTGTGGATTTGGAAAAGCCCTAGTCACTTGTGAACTTCCCCGAAACACATGAGTTAAGTCTGCAAGTGCGGGACAGTCCACACATTTGAATTCAGCCTCATTCtcactgctctcctctctcctatATAGCTCCTGACATACCTGTTCTCCAAAGAGAACAGCATCTGGGATTCCTCCCTGGACCAGGTGTGTCCTGAGAATATGAACAACCCCCTGTCCCACTACTGGATCTCCTCTTCGCACAACACGTAAGAATGGAGCCTATAGCTTTCAAGCATACATTTCATTATGTCAAGATTCTGTAAAGTTCAACCAGTTGTAATTAGGCCTTGGGAACACTGAAATCTGGCATCCTCTCTTGAAACTCTAACCAAAGAGGGCTTTTGAACTGGCTTACTGGCATACATCAGATAAGTGTATTATTTAACAATCATGTTCCAGAATGAGATCCAGGCGTTTATTTtgcaggaaaatgtatttttcctccCATTGAAAAGTGTGTGAAAGGCAAATGATAACCTTCTGTACTAAATATGAAACAATACTCATTGGAGCAGTGGAATGGAAACTTCCCATGTTGCTTTGATTAAGTTTGAATTGACCGACTGAATGAGTAAGAAGTGTTTACTCCAGTCAACAAAAGAGAGATAGCCCTTTTGATATAGCAGTATCAATGTGTTTGTGCTACCACcatagaaaatgtgtgtgtgtgtgtgatgcagtcCCTGACGTGTGACTTCTTTGAAAAACTGGTTAGATGTGAgggtatttttgtgtgtgtactttaaCGTGACATGCTTATTTTTAGCTACCTGACGGGAGACCAGTTTTCCAGTGAATCGTCCCTGGAGGCGTACGCTCGCTGTCTTAGGATGGGCTGCCGCTGTATTGAATGTGggtaaacacacatgcacacacactgcagttttaCCCACGTACAGTAAATCATCACTACTTGACTTTCAACCTCGTAATTAACTGTCTTACCCCCGCTTCCAATCCCTTACAGTTCTACTTTTAATGCAGCTGCCacacccttacacacacacacacacacacacacacacacacacacacacttgttgttAAACGACAGTGCTATATATGACCTTTACACCAAACTCCTGTCAACTAGGTTTCTATGAATAGGACTGGCTTATAGTGGTTAAAGTGTCACTTCGCGCCATCCAAAAGTAAATTAACATGACATAAACTTGTGCGTCTTCAAGATTAAAGGTGTTAAAACGGCTCCGTAACTATATAATACATCTGCATTTATATATACttactcttttttttatgtagCATAGTAGATAAAATGACattgcgtgcatgtgtgtgtgtttattttcagtgGACTGCTGGGATGGTCCAGATGGAATGCCAGTCATCTACCACGGACACACCCTCACAACAAAAATCAAGTTTTGTGATGTCTTGACCACCATCAAAGAGCATGCCTTCGTCACATCCGAGTGAGTCTCTATGAGTGCAACCCactctgtttctttttacagcCGTCGGTGGCGATGAGATGATAAAACAGAGATGACAaagatacaaaaacagaaatatcaaaggAAACAATGTGGGTAGGCTGCAGTGACATCACTCATCATTGTAGCGTgttagaaaataagaaaagaaagacagtacAGATAAAAAAGTTTTTCTGTGAAGCTGCAACTCTTAAGTTTGGATCTGTGGTCCTCCTACAGCTATCCCATCATCCTGTCCATCGAGGACCACTGTAGTATTGTGCAGCAGAGAAATATGGCCACTTACTTTAAAAAGGTGTTTGGAGAGATGCTACTGACCAAGGCGGTGGATATCGCGGCAGATGGCCTTCCCTCACCCACCCTGCTCAAGAGGAAGATCCTCATCAAGGTCAGGAGCCACCTGGAGTCATGAGAAATCATTTGAGCTTTTTGTGCCAATTTTATTCTGCAGGGAAAAGTATGAATGGATGCTTTGTGCAGTGTTCTGATGGTATAATGTTTCTGATTGTATGTCCCCTTTTTCCTCTTAccatctgtcctcctctcccttcaTCTGCTGCAGCATAAGAAGCTTGCAGAAGGCAGTGCCTATGAGGAGGTTTCCACCTCCACTCCCTACTCAGAGAATGATATCAGCAACTCCATCAAAAATGGCATCCTGTACCTGGAAGACCCCATTAATCATGTAAGCATGCTCATCATGTATAAATGGATTCTGGATGCTGCATCACGGTGAACGCTAAGCTTCAAATATGATGCGCTGAAGTAGCTTCTATACCAAGCCTGTTTTGTGCGTTGTCACTATTCTTAAGTGTTTGGTTCTTAGCTATAATAAAGCAAAGACCCATCATCTGACAGCTCGCCACTCTGTTTAACATTCATTTTAGAACTGTGTCCCACTTGTTTTTAGAACCAGGTCTTGACTTTATGAACTGCTTTTCTTGTTCCCTTAGATGATTAAAATCTTGCCTACTTGGGCCACTTTTCAGTGCGACACATGGATCctctaaatatttaatttaacctCCCTTCATCTCCCCCCTCCCCAGGAGTGGTACCCTCATTTCTTTGTCCTGACAAGCACTAAGATCTACTACTCAGAAGAGACCTCCAGTAACCAGGGTAACGATGATGAGGAGGAGCACAGAGAGGTTAGTTGGCCTGATCTCCTCTTGATATACATAGAGATTAGAATCACTAGTCCTGTATTTGAACTTGAACTTATTTTTAGGATCTGTGCAGCACCGGACATTGCACttaatttacatacagtatgagaaatacagtattttctatGGAAGTTGTTACAGTTTTTAATATTCATAGACCTGTACCAGGATCAGATCCAGAAGGAAAGGGTCtcttttttgtgtatgtgaaagTAGGTGGCCAATGAGGGAATCATTTTAAGCTGTTGCTACTAAATGCATGTTGTCACAAGCTTGTGAAATACTATGATGTCAGATGGCTTAACATCTCCCTCTCCTAATCTTCCAGGTGTCCAACGGTATGGACCAGCACGTGACAGAGAAATGGTTCCATGGGAAGCTGGGCGCAGGGCGGGACGGGCGGCAGATAGCCGAGAGGTTACTGTCTGAGTACTGCCTGGAGACTGGAGCTCCTGATGGCTCCTTCCTGGTCCGAGAGAGCGAGACCTTTGTGGGAGACTATACACTGTCTTTCTGGTATGGTGCACATGAATTTGACTATCTGCAAACTTTCtacacattttacacagacTTCAACAGCATTTGTTTGGCAGTAATGAACTATATAGAAAATATAGACAAGATTAATGATGGGAAATGGACATTGAATGAtgttaaatgcatttaattGTATGATAATATTGATTGGGAATATTGTTTAGAAATTTACAGTTAGTATTTAATCAGCATTTGCTGTTTGTAAGTAACAACAGAAGAGTATATCTCAGTATGTTGTTTTATCATGATAATGGGATTCATTGAATTGTTGCAATTATGGAGCCTTATCtattgcatactgtatgtgtcagtaGGCCTGACTCGGTTACTTACCTTCAGTCTGGTAATGCAAATGCTCTGCATAAGTTGAGTTACCTCAAAGCTATTtaatctgtgtgtatgtaatatACACACAATGTATGGAAACAATGCTCAGACACTCAGATGGTAGTATGTTcaaggttaacaagggggatggtgTTTTTTAGTAAGAAAGCTGGTAGTCATAATGACCtataaacaaactgaaaattgTTTTACTGTAGGTTGATCTCTCAcggtttttgttgttgttgttgttggtttttgttttttttgtttttcacatctCTGCACCAGGCGTTCAGGGCGGGTGCAGCACTGTCGTATCCACTCCCGTCAAGAGGCAGGCAGCCCAAAGTTCTACCTGACTGACAACCTGGTGTTTGACACGCTCTTTGCCCTGATCAACCActaccagcaggtggcgctgcGCTGCAACGAGTTTGAGATGAAGCTGACTGAGCCGGTGCCTCAGACCAATGCTCACGAGGGCAAAGAGTGAGTCTCAAGCAGCATTCACACAGATGGGAAAGAATTTAAAATTATGAAGCGCTGAGGACCTTCAgtgatgtatatttttttcaggggtacttaaaaaaacaatacttaaTCTGTAAACCCAACTctaaataacattttagaaCTACAGTTTACATTGTAGGCTGGTAGCTGACTCCCTCATCTAGAATAAACAAAAGGTGAAACAGTTGCGTCCCTGCAATTATATGCTCTCTATCTATGTTTAATGTTCCCAGGTGGTACCATGCCAACCTCTCCAGGAGTCATGCAGAGAACATGCTGATGAGGGTTCCTCGTGACGGGGCTTTCCTTGTGAGGAAGAGGGCAGAACCCAACTCGTTTGCCATTTCCTTCAGGTAACTTAGTACTATTGCCTGATTAAGTGACCTAACTTCCTTTTAATGTACAAGGATGActgaagagaaagacaaatgatTATAAATCCTACAAAATTCTACATTCACAGTTAAGTTTTTTTGCATAACTAAtattcaaatgaatgcaaagtCATTGATATTGTGTCTGTTATTTCATCACAGGGCAGAGGGAAAGATAAAGCACTGTCGCGTGCAGCAGGAGGGTCAGACTGTGGTGCTGGGCACCTCAGAGTTTGACAGCCTTGTAGATCTCATCAGCTACTATGAGAAGCATCCTCTGTACCGCAAAATGAAACTGCGCTATCCCATCAATGAGGACACACTGGAGAAGATAGGCACTGCTGTGAGTACCACTATACATTCAATGGCACACTTACTAAAGATTAATATGATGTTGTCTGGGTTAAGTAATATCtaatctgaaaaaaatgtgacaaagaaatGTCAAAGTCTGTAGTTTGCATTCTGCAGCCTAGTGAATACACAATCTGTTGTCCAATAGGAGCCAGACTACGGGTCACTGTACGAGGGCAGGAATCCAGGCTTTTATGTGGAGGCCAACCAAATGCCAACATTTAAGGTGAGTGTCCAGTATGAAGTTCATGTGTAGTTGAATTCTGCACCTTTTGGACTTTTAtacagtgaagacagtgaacatgcatgtcttttcttttcagtgcaCGGTGAGAGCCATGTATGA
This sequence is a window from Siniperca chuatsi isolate FFG_IHB_CAS linkage group LG10, ASM2008510v1, whole genome shotgun sequence. Protein-coding genes within it:
- the plcg1 gene encoding 1-phosphatidylinositol 4,5-bisphosphate phosphodiesterase gamma-1 isoform X2, whose translation is MAGTSGFFSNGPVPWMDNDTEMNNLYRDLELGTVLTLFYSKKSQRPERRTFQVKLETRTIIWTRGTDKIEGEIDIREIKEIRPGQKSRDFDRYVEDSAARLDQAHCFVILYGTEFRLKSLSLAATSDEEMTMWVKGLNWLVADTLKSPTPLQIERWLRKQFYAVDRNREDSVSSRARRLATPGWISCKDLKSMLSQVNYRVPNMRFLREKLPDSEMRNGDVSFSQFAQLYRSLMFDAQKNMEIPFLQRFIDRPEQRISLDDFKSFLLESQKEMWATDNSKVQEFMFSYLKDPLREVEQPYFHQDELLTYLFSKENSIWDSSLDQVCPENMNNPLSHYWISSSHNTYLTGDQFSSESSLEAYARCLRMGCRCIELDCWDGPDGMPVIYHGHTLTTKIKFCDVLTTIKEHAFVTSDYPIILSIEDHCSIVQQRNMATYFKKVFGEMLLTKAVDIAADGLPSPTLLKRKILIKHKKLAEGSAYEEVSTSTPYSENDISNSIKNGILYLEDPINHEWYPHFFVLTSTKIYYSEETSSNQGNDDEEEHREVSNGMDQHVTEKWFHGKLGAGRDGRQIAERLLSEYCLETGAPDGSFLVRESETFVGDYTLSFWRSGRVQHCRIHSRQEAGSPKFYLTDNLVFDTLFALINHYQQVALRCNEFEMKLTEPVPQTNAHEGKEWYHANLSRSHAENMLMRVPRDGAFLVRKRAEPNSFAISFRAEGKIKHCRVQQEGQTVVLGTSEFDSLVDLISYYEKHPLYRKMKLRYPINEDTLEKIGTAEPDYGSLYEGRNPGFYVEANQMPTFKCTVRAMYEYKAQRDDELSFTKNAIISNVDKQEGGWWKGDCGGKKQLWFPANYVEETSPSAAEPDRTEMTENSPLGDLLRGSVDVSSCQIVVRPEGKGSRPHVFSLVPNNSMRTGPVLDVAASSPEELKEWVVKIREVTMTSEAKLEEGKMMERRKKIALELSDLVIYCRPVPFDEDKIGTERACFRDMSSFPETKAEKYVNKIKGKKFLQYNRLQLSRIYPRGQRLDSSNYDPLPMWFCGSQLVALNFQTADKPMQMNQALFMLNGRSGYVLQPPIMRDENFDPFDRHTLRGLEQIILEIEVLGARHLPKHGRGIVCPLIEIEVCGAEYDSAKQKTDSEADNGLNPTWPRKPFQFTVCNSAFAFMRFVVYEIDMFNDQNFLAQATFPIHSLKTGYRSVPLKNSYNEDLELASLLVHMDIITGRDENGEVLSPFLAVGATSVSASAQAGRERLGNLSSVSSTSSNMSPLPQSPAQAMAYRGREGSFESRYQSPLDDFRVSQEALLDHMDPQNKKMLRSTRVGGENRV